Proteins co-encoded in one Dermacentor albipictus isolate Rhodes 1998 colony unplaced genomic scaffold, USDA_Dalb.pri_finalv2 scaffold_30, whole genome shotgun sequence genomic window:
- the LOC135918081 gene encoding E3 ubiquitin-protein ligase MARCHF3-like, with the protein MCFICHEGDQQDSLVSLCRCSGTMGLLHITCLERWLNARNIDHCELCHHRFPTMGHATCVRQFFHWALHGDSQRAVLRDLFWFALLTPVAALCCFFCPHSASKQVLEGRTIEAAGLVTLAGLFVTAYMAWLCHKVRFHYRAFAAWQVRNPRRRILAPPLAGATAAGGEDLTTGVQSGVVREVVDVVVRSVNETGSRCTAKGRRGDQRVALEPSPNVLPENPPAALQQPAYAHDPFTDSAFW; encoded by the coding sequence ATGTGCTTCATTTGCCACGAGGGAGACCAACAGGACTCGCTCGTGTCGCTGTGCAGGTGCTCGGGCACCATGGGCCTCCTGCACATCACCTGCCTAGAGCGCTGGCTGAACGCCCGAAACATAGATCATTGCGAACTTTGCCACCACCGCTTTCCAACCATGGGCCATGCCACTTGCGTGCGCCAGTTCTTCCACTGGGCGCTGCATGGCGATTCGCAGCGGGCGGTCCTGCGAGACTTGTTCTGGTTCGCGCTCCTGACGCCGGTGGCCGCACTTTGCTGTTTCTTCTGCCCTCACAGCGCCTCTAAGCAAGTGCTCGAAGGTCGCACCATTGAGGCCGCCGGCCTGGTCACTCTGGCCGGCCTCTTTGTCACGGCCTACATGGCCTGGTTGTGCCACAAGGTTCGCTTCCACTACCGAGCTTTCGCGGCGTGGCAGGTAAGGAATCCGAGGCGCAGGATCCTGGCACCGCCTTTAGCCGGAGCAACAGCTGCAGGCGGGGAAGATTTAACGACAGGCGTTCAATCGGGGGTCGTGCGAGAGGTGGTGGACGTCGTCGTCAGAAGCGTCAACGAGACCGGGAGCCGGTGCACGGCAAAGGGTCGACGCGGCGACCAACGAGTGGCTTTGGAACCTTCGCCGAACGTTTTGCCGGAAAACCCGCCTGCTGCGCTGCAGCAGCCAGCCTACGCACACGACCCATTTACAGACTCCGCGTTTTGGTAG